Proteins co-encoded in one Ornithorhynchus anatinus isolate Pmale09 chromosome 14, mOrnAna1.pri.v4, whole genome shotgun sequence genomic window:
- the NOVA1 gene encoding RNA-binding protein Nova-1 isoform X4 encodes MPQNVAKTEPVSILQPQTTVNPDRIKQTLPSSPTTTKSSPSDPMTTSRANQVKIIVPNSTAGLIIGKGGATVKAIMEQSGAWVQLSQKPDGINLQERVVTVSGEPEQNRKAVELIIQKIQEDPQSGSCLNISYANVTGPVANSNPTGSPYANTAEVLPTAAAAAGLLGHANLAGVAAFPAVLSGFTGNDLVAITSALNTLASYGYNLNTLGLGLSQAAATGALAAAAASANPAAAAANLLATYASEASAGGSAAGGTAGTFALGSLAAATAATNGYFGAASPLAASAILGTEKSTDGSKDVVEIAVPENLVGAILGKGGKTLVEYQELTGARIQISKKGEFVPGTRNRKVTITGTPAATQAAQYLITQRITYEQGVRAANPQKVG; translated from the exons ATGCCTCAAAATGTGGCCAAGACAGAACCAGTCAGCATCCTACAACCCCAGACCACTGTTAATCCAGACCGCATCAAACAA ACATTGCCATCTTCCCCAACTACCACCAAGTCCTCTCCATCTGATCCCATGACCACCTCCAGAGCCAATCAG gtAAAGATTATAGTTCCCAACAGCACAGCAGGTCTGATAATAGGGAAGGGAGGTGCTACAGTGAAGGCTATAATGGAGCAATCAGGGGCTTGGGTGCAGCTTTCCCAGAAACCAGATGGGATCAACTTGCAAGAGAGGGTTGTCACTGTGAGTGGAGAGCCCGAACAGAACCGCAAAGCTGTCGAACTGATCATCCAGAAGATACAAGAGGATCCACAGAGTGGCAGCTGCCTCAATATCAGTTATGCCAATGTCACAGGTCCAGTGGCCAATTCCAATCCGACGGGATCTCCTTATGCAAACACCGCGGAAGTGTTACCCACGGCCGCGGCGGCCGCGGGGCTGTTAGGACACGCCAACCTCGCTGGGGTCGCGGCCTTCCCGGCGGTCCTGTCCGGCTTCACGGGCAACGACCTGGTGgccatcacctctgcacttaacACGCTAGCCAGCTACGGATATAATCTCAACACGCTAGGGTTAGGCCTCAGTCAGGCGGCAGCGACGGGAGCTCTGGCCGCGGCGGCCGCCAGCGCCAacccggcagcagcagcagccaaccTGTTGGCCACCTACGCCAGCGAAGCCTCGGCCGGCGGCAGCGCGGCCGGCGGCACGGCGGGGACGTTCGCGTTAGGTAGCctggctgctgctactgctgccacCAATGGATATTTTGGAGCTGCTTCCCCCCTAGCTGCCAGCGCCatcctaggcacagagaaatccacAGATGGATCCAAGGATGTAGTGGAAATAGCCGTGCCCGAAAACTTAGTGGGCGCCATCCTTGGCAAAGGAGGGAAAACGTTAGTGGAATACCAGGAGTTGACTGGGGCAAGGATACAGATCTCCAAAAAGGGAGAGTTCGTTCCTGGCACGAGGAATCGGAAGGTAACCATTACGGGCACACCAGCCGCGACGCAGGCCGCGCAGTATCTGATCACGCAGAGGATCACCTATGAGCAAGGGGTGCGGGCCGCCAATCCCCAGAAAGTCGGTTga